Proteins encoded within one genomic window of Flavobacterium gilvum:
- a CDS encoding RagB/SusD family nutrient uptake outer membrane protein, with protein MKRNIQSLYIILLSSLLFTGCSSDFLDVEPTTALTNDQLWSSSTAATAFLDKVYNNEMPGVAYGTGQPGGCMPTVFNWWWGGTGGWVANTDYLNYGNGNGTDEAVPVGRLTDKFLLGQATYDWLENYDSPGISNSWAVKVYSDIRTVNQMLDNIDKATFDETSKNNIKGQALFWRAWCYNKLVKDVGGVPLILTAQAVEADLTKLQVPRNKTSECVAQILKDLDQAISLLPDTWSGANLGRIDKGAAMAFKGRVLLFFASPLFNGLGGVASWQKAYDANLAAVNFLNSKGKGLYPDYNKIWSDEGNNEGIMVRRFNTPDATYPAPGFAPLRYSADDWGVDSPSLELLDAFPMKDGSKWNPATMSYATLFKNRDDRFYATVYYNGAPIQFTPKMATNKEYFWTYIDDIIGTEPTTGAVLASANNNGVTPSWTYGEGIGVTSCFLRLKAVDRSASDVEHSGLDWPEIRYAEVLMNFGEAANEMGMTNDALDVLYKIRQRAGITNTNGKYGITASSQSEIRVAYQNERFVEFAFEGRRWDDLRRWKLFGNLRSQSRRHGLLVVRKSSVPKPAVAPMDDINTVWNRFDYIKTDGDRGNLVIPDQYYIYGLPYAFLQRNPSLRQNNNWGGDFNPLQ; from the coding sequence ATGAAAAGAAATATTCAATCATTATATATAATCCTACTTTCAAGTTTATTGTTCACAGGTTGTTCATCAGACTTTTTAGATGTGGAACCTACAACTGCTCTTACCAATGATCAATTATGGAGCAGTTCGACAGCAGCGACAGCCTTTTTGGATAAGGTTTATAATAACGAAATGCCTGGAGTAGCATATGGAACGGGGCAACCGGGAGGATGTATGCCAACTGTATTTAACTGGTGGTGGGGTGGAACAGGTGGATGGGTAGCAAATACCGATTATCTGAATTATGGAAATGGAAATGGTACCGACGAAGCAGTTCCTGTAGGACGTTTGACGGATAAATTCCTGTTAGGTCAGGCAACCTATGACTGGCTCGAAAATTATGATTCTCCTGGAATATCAAATAGTTGGGCAGTTAAAGTATATAGTGACATTAGAACGGTCAATCAGATGTTAGATAATATTGATAAAGCTACTTTTGATGAAACTTCCAAAAATAATATCAAAGGACAAGCATTGTTCTGGAGAGCGTGGTGTTACAATAAGTTAGTGAAGGATGTCGGTGGAGTTCCCCTTATTCTTACTGCTCAAGCAGTAGAAGCAGATCTTACCAAATTACAGGTACCAAGAAACAAAACTTCGGAATGTGTGGCTCAAATTTTAAAGGATCTTGATCAAGCAATTAGTCTTTTGCCGGATACATGGTCTGGTGCTAATTTAGGGCGAATTGATAAAGGGGCCGCGATGGCATTTAAGGGTAGAGTTCTCCTCTTTTTTGCAAGTCCCTTATTTAATGGGCTGGGAGGAGTTGCTTCATGGCAAAAAGCCTATGATGCCAATTTGGCTGCCGTCAATTTTTTAAATTCCAAGGGAAAAGGTTTGTATCCTGATTACAATAAAATTTGGTCTGACGAAGGAAATAATGAGGGAATCATGGTAAGAAGGTTCAATACTCCAGATGCCACCTATCCTGCACCGGGTTTCGCCCCATTAAGATATTCTGCGGATGATTGGGGTGTAGATAGCCCATCATTAGAATTACTTGATGCATTTCCTATGAAAGATGGTTCGAAATGGAATCCAGCAACTATGTCTTACGCAACTTTATTTAAGAACCGTGATGACCGATTCTATGCTACTGTTTATTATAACGGAGCACCGATTCAATTTACGCCAAAAATGGCAACAAATAAAGAATATTTTTGGACTTATATTGACGATATTATTGGGACAGAACCGACAACAGGAGCGGTATTGGCGTCTGCTAATAATAATGGTGTTACTCCATCATGGACTTATGGAGAGGGGATAGGGGTTACCTCTTGCTTCCTTCGATTAAAAGCGGTAGACCGATCTGCATCTGATGTTGAACATTCTGGATTGGATTGGCCAGAAATCAGGTATGCCGAAGTTTTAATGAATTTTGGAGAAGCAGCCAATGAAATGGGTATGACTAATGATGCATTAGATGTACTTTATAAGATTAGGCAGAGAGCAGGGATTACTAACACGAATGGGAAATATGGAATTACAGCATCTTCTCAATCTGAGATTCGTGTTGCCTATCAAAACGAGCGCTTCGTAGAATTTGCTTTTGAAGGAAGACGATGGGATGATTTAAGACGTTGGAAGTTGTTTGGAAATTTAAGAAGTCAGTCAAGAAGACACGGCCTGCTTGTAGTTAGAAAATCAAGTGTTCCAAAACCTGCAGTTGCACCAATGGATGACATTAATACTGTGTGGAATAGGTTTGACTACATCAAAACCGATGGTGATCGTGGTAATCTAGTTATTCCTGATCAGTATTATATTTACGGTTTACCCTATGCTTTCTTACAGCGAAATCCTTCGCTTAGACAAAATAATAACTGGGGTGGTGACTTTAATCCGCTTCAATAA
- a CDS encoding phytanoyl-CoA dioxygenase family protein — MFVQPKTAKEWEQYMLSEEQVSFFKENGFVKGIKILTEEQVDILNQELVKLQSVNEAEKKLFYHYESNESVDPSKVLFHAIGGWRVTPGFHDLFWAPAYRMAAYQLLGQSFRLFHDQLFCKPAKHGGVVAWHQDFSYWTFTKPMHHLTCWIGLDDANVENGCLYFVPGSHKWGLLPITGLTGDMDAVREILNKKQLEQFDNSIANELPKGYASFHHPLTMHGSYANTSDRSRRAIVLNAMNYNTLGNTAGYSRLEALKSFPTMEQDKVLDSNFFPLLFDGDKELEALGKNIPKVDYTELYNYPNN, encoded by the coding sequence ATGTTTGTACAACCAAAGACAGCAAAAGAGTGGGAGCAATATATGTTGTCTGAAGAACAAGTTTCTTTCTTTAAAGAAAACGGATTTGTCAAGGGAATAAAAATCCTGACAGAAGAACAAGTTGATATACTTAACCAAGAACTTGTAAAATTACAATCTGTAAACGAAGCAGAGAAAAAATTATTTTATCATTATGAAAGCAATGAATCAGTAGACCCAAGCAAAGTGCTCTTTCATGCAATTGGCGGTTGGCGTGTAACTCCAGGATTTCATGATTTGTTTTGGGCACCTGCGTACCGCATGGCAGCCTATCAATTATTGGGACAATCCTTTAGGCTTTTTCATGACCAATTGTTTTGCAAACCAGCTAAGCATGGAGGAGTAGTGGCATGGCATCAGGATTTTTCATATTGGACATTTACTAAACCAATGCACCATCTCACTTGCTGGATAGGCTTAGATGATGCAAATGTAGAAAATGGTTGTCTCTATTTTGTTCCAGGAAGTCATAAATGGGGGTTGTTACCTATTACGGGATTAACGGGAGATATGGATGCAGTAAGAGAAATTTTGAATAAAAAACAATTAGAGCAATTTGATAATAGCATTGCCAATGAATTACCAAAAGGATATGCTAGCTTTCATCATCCACTTACAATGCACGGATCCTATGCAAATACCTCAGATCGTTCGAGAAGAGCGATTGTTCTAAATGCTATGAACTATAATACATTAGGAAATACAGCAGGCTACAGTAGATTAGAAGCCTTAAAAAGTTTTCCAACTATGGAACAGGATAAAGTACTTGACAGCAATTTTTTTCCACTTTTATTTGATGGAGATAAAGAGTTAGAAGCTTTAGGCAAAAATATACCTAAAGTTGATTATACAGAACTCTATAATTATCCTAATAATTAA